The Coffea arabica cultivar ET-39 chromosome 10e, Coffea Arabica ET-39 HiFi, whole genome shotgun sequence region CAGAAGACAGCCGAATGACACGAACACAATGATTATGACTGTTGAATGATGGTCTGGTGGCGATGGAGGCGGTGGTGGGAGGATATGAGGAGGTGGTGGAGTGATAGGGTGTGGTTTAGGTGGTGGAGTACGGTGGGGAGGTGGTGGTGGGGTGACATGAGGAGGCGGTGGGCTAGTCGGTTTGGGAGCAGGTGGTGGAATGACAGGAGGAGGAGGGGGCCTAATCGGACCGGCAGGGGTTGGTGGAATAAcaggaggaggaggtgggggCCTAATCGGACCGGCAGGAGTTGGTGGACTAACAAAAGGTGTTGGTGGGGGAGGAAAATGAGGGAAGTTGTAGTTGTTGACGGAGGCCATTGCAATGCTTTTGGAAATCTTGGGATGATCTCAGTTGGATGATGAGATAATCCAGGGAAGGGTTCATATTTGTACTAAAGATTTCAGCCTGTTTCTTTACGACAAtgctttcaagcttccaaaaaCGTGGCACTCATGTTAAGATTTGGAGTCTTCACATTTTGATTAGAGTGAAAAACACTTCTTCAACAGCTTCTTCTTGCCTGCTTATAGTTTCAGAATCAAATTGGAAGTGGTAATTATTATTCCATAATCAAGAACATGTACAAATTGAATTTGCCCTTAAAAGACTTCTAAATTGTACTAGTGCCCgcttaattacaagtatatAATATCTGAATGCTTGACTCTGAAAGATTAATGAGGGTAAACTATGAAAAAAacactcaaaatttttttctttctgctGCCATCAGGCCAGAGCTGCACATTTCGTTGCTTCTATTCTTAAAAAACTGCAGCAAAATATTCCTGAGCCAATTGCCTGTTATTAATCTAATATGCATAAGATTTCTGAATTCagaagaaaaatcatgttttaccGACCAGTTCAAAGCTAAAAAACGTTTTAATTACTGCCTAGATTAATTAAAGCAGAGAACTGAAGAAGATCCTACTTGTTAACTCCATGACATACCTCCGGAAAATAAGATGCTAATGTGATTTAGAAGATCAGAAAGGAGAAGCATATGCAAATGAAGGAAATGCAGAAATCTTAGGTAGCAGGGAGTCAGGAATCCTTTTACTTTGATAATCAGGCAATGGTAATCCATAAAATGGTAACTAAAGCCATAGCAGGATGAGATATGGGGTTTCTTTCTGAATGTCTACGTATATCTTAAGTCAAAGCTCTGTTAAGATCTGATACTTTAAAGAGCAAAGATTGCAGCATTTTTGAATCCCCATCCACATACTTGCATGAAGGAGATGAAAAGAGAACAAATAAAGCAAGCTATATTCCTGTTATAAAGAGATCAAAATGACCAGCTTGTCATTAAGGGAATCTTTGTACATATGAAGCCATTTCCTGAGTTCAATTTACATCCTCGGTCTTCCATTATCAGTGAATTTCTTTACATTGGCAcagttggaaaagaaaagtcTAACTGTCTTCTTGATGATGAATAATACAACAAAGTAGGAAGTGCCACTCAATGTACAAAGAAGCTCTATTTGCAGAGTCCTCATTCCTCAGTGACTCAAAAAGGGGAACAATAAAGTTGTATATGTGCAGTGAAGTATATGTCGATTGTCGGACCTGTTGAAGGAAGCATATACCTTGATCAAATGGGCATCATACCCTTGAAGCAGCAATAAAGTGAAAAAATGACAGGTATGTACAAGCAAGCTCAATTATATGGACATGCAACTAGGATAATAAACTTGCCACTTTACATTCATTGAGGGCCTTGATCTGAGAGCAGAAATGAGAAGAGCAGTTCGTTCCAAACATCAGGTACTCCAGGTAAGCACCAGTGGCTACAATCAGGTACTGATGGGTTGTCACTCCAAGTCCCCACATGTGCATCACTTCTGAATGCCCCCATGGGAGTTACATGCAACACTGTGACAGGTATTGATGTATTCTTAGCAGCGTCAATTATGGCATCAGAAAACGGGTGCTTGTCCCTGCCGTTAACTTTTGACATGGGCTGCTCTGTTACTTTGCAATGCTGTCGCGATGCactacagatacagatacaagCATCAATATAAGTCAACTAGAAATTTCGAAAATTGTTGTAGATATAAGAAATAACTGTTTATTATGCGAACTAGGGCCCAACTAAAGTTTGCTCATGGTTAGAGTGTTTACTGGAAACGTTACCAAAAAGGAAACCTTTGACATTCCACCAACACAAAAACAGCAATAACAAGCCATCCAACAAATACTAAATGCTtcaggaaaataaagaaaacaatATATTTAACATGGATGCAGCTGTTAATGCTAAAGAAAATTTAGCTGCTGCAAATTTATTCTACCAATGGACAGGAAGACTTAAATGGACATAGCAAAATCAGAAGCAAAATAATCCAAATGAAATCACTGCTGATTAGCTTCACCAAACATGATGCACAAAACACACCTCCAGTGGGTGGATTCGAATGTCCGGAAAAATACACGAGTTTTTCTGGTATTGATCCTACTCTCGACCCAAGATTTCCAAGTGGCCAATGCTGTTTTAAAAGCACCAGAAATTGGCATCCCAAGCTTCATCTTTCCACCAATTTGAAAGTACCAGCCCCTGTCTGAAGAATACACATCAGAAGCATTCTCAAGAAAGCGTAAAAAATTACAGTGTTAAAAAATGGCAAAATGGTAAGTGTAAAAGTTTTGACCTATGTATGGCCTAAGAGAACTTTCCTTACAGGCTCAAAAGCAGACACGTGTAAAAACTTTTGTTTGACCACAGCAGAGAAGAAAAGTAAGGAGAATACTAGCATATATCATACTATCTTAATTGCCAGAAAAAATGACTGCTTCAACGAGAAAAATGAGACTAACATTATTTGTTTAATTGAATTAATATATACGTATTGAAGAAGGTAAACTCTTCTGCAAATAGATCTGTATTAGAAATTGCACTAATCCCTGTTTTTCCCATATTTGGGAAGAGACAAATAAGTACAGAACACATCTTCATGAATGGCAAAATGTTTTTATACCAACTTAGAACATCATCTTCAAGATTCCCCGGAAATGCTCACCATAAGAAGCAACATCATCTCAGCTCATAGATGTGATCTGACATATTTTAAGAGAATATCAAATTTTAAGTGTCTACCTCGGAGTTTATACCTATGGTTATCGGGTAATATTCAATTTGCACATTGATGTGTACTTGTGAACAAACCTTCTTCTCATTTAATTCTTCTCCACTACCATTACATGTCTCTACCAGTGGGGTGAATAAAGCATCTCATTAGAGAGAATTGTTAGTATGTTGAATCAGTTATTTTCAGAGCAGGAAGTCTTCAGCTCTTGCAGGAAATGGGAAGATGGCAGCTTCTGTGCTAGATTTGAAGGTTCAATTTCTCTTTTCCCCTTAGACTTAATGAGATTACCATAGAAACTGCTGCAAAAACCAAGGATACCACccctctcccccccccccctccccagccaaaaaaaaagagaatccaaataagaaaagcaacagaaaaagaaagaatagaactCAATACCACTAAATTAGTCATCAATGATACAAGGAAGGTGTAAGACTTATCTAGGCACTAGAAATCCAACAAACCATAAATCTAACACATAAACCATATAGTACTCAGTCTaagggataaaaaaaaatggatgtcCAAGAATCTAGAGTGCACTTGAGTGTCAGATTAACCAGAAGGGTTTAGATGATATCAACTAAGATAACCAAAACAAGTATTGACAACACATACGTTGACTAGACGACTTACATGTCAAAGAGCTTTCCAGGTGTCCACCAATGCCCTGAATTGAAGATAAGGATATCAGAATCAACCCATTCTTTACTGATATCATCCAACCTATCAAGCTGAAGTGCTACTTTAACCCTCTTTGGAGCTCGCTTTGGCGCCTGGTGTGGCTGCACTAGGAAAATTGACCGGTAAAACTCCACTGTGAAATTGAAAGAACCGAACCGAACCGCTAAATGCCTAATCTGTTTACTAATCTTGCTTCCATTGATTTCATACACGCTCCTCTTATCATTGACCCCAGTCATAAGCATACACACCATAGATTCCCATTGAGTCCTACTCAATGAATCTCCAACAAAGACAACCCTTTTATCACGAAGAAATTCCAACGTCTCTTCCACATCAAACCTCGGGATATTACAATTCTTTGGTTGCCACCTCCACTTAAGGTACCCTTTATCTCGCCGACCATTAGCTAAACAATTAAATCCACGTTCAGCAAAAGGACAATTTGATGCATTATACGAAGGAAAACTATCATCAGCCACCCAACTTCCATCAAACACATTGCATTCTCTAACCAAATCAGGTAATGCACTATCAATATCAACATCTAACTCAGTTGATGTGCTATTCATATCAATCACAAACTCAGGTGATGTTCTGTTGTCAGGATTATTCATCTCTGGTTGAAAAGTTGGAAACATGAAAAAATAACCAGAACTTATAGCTGCAACAAAGAACAGCAATGATCCAACCACAATAATCCCATTAAATGACTGAAAAAACCAGCTCTTAAACATCCCCTTAGCTTTCAACTTTCCAAAACTCAGAACATCAAAAAAGGCAGGCCTCAATCGCCAACAAACACTAAAATGACCGACCATCTTGAATGCAGAGCAAGAAGTTAACTCTcaaaaaactgaaattcaacTTAACTTAGCACCATTGCTTAAACAAGATCAAAATACCCAAAAAGACAGGATTTTTAAAGTAATGAACCAAAAACTTAATTGAAaatgagcaacaagaaaaacccAGAAATAAGATTCTTTTTAGCAGCAGCAAGAAATGGGCTTCTTGAaagcaaaaattaacaaaatcttACAGTTTTCTCTAAAGGGTCTTGCAGCAAAGTGTAGATCACGGGGTGAATGCTGTGGCAGTTGAGTTGAGGTAGCATTGGAAAATATGAGCAAAGGTGGAGGGTGTTTTTTGTAATTCCAGAGGTGGGTGATGTCTGAGACAACCAGTACTAGAGATGCTTTTATTGGTACGGATGTGATCTATGAACTAAATATGGTGCTGATGTTTTGGGCTATTATTTTTTCGAATAAATATGAGAATTAGGGATAAATCACCTGCTGTAAAGTCCAAGGAATAAGATGCACCTCCGCAATTAATTGGAGCTTTGAACCTTCTTTGATCATTACCAAGATGGTTTCTCGTAAAGTTCCAAAACTGTGGTCTACATTTGTACTGAAGTTGATTACTTTTGGCGTTATGCTGGGTGTCTCTCTCTGTGGTCGGCCAAGATAAAGGTAAGTTGGGGAATGTTGCTGTTAGGTGTATTTAGGGATGGCCATGTGCGCGGGCACCCGTCCCGCGAGGGGTTAATGGGGAGGGTGTTGGGGCGGAGGCGGGGACGGGGGAATAATCCCCCCTCTCCCCCCACCCGGCTTAGAAACGAGGCGGGGGAGTGTATTCCCGTCCCGCCACCtaggggtgagcaaattcgGTTCTTACCGAATTCATaaccgatttcaaattcaattcggtaatttgaaatcgggtatttggtaatttggtacaaaTTCGGTACGTACCaaattcaccgaattctaatatggtatgaaataggtaatgagattatgaattagGTAATAACCGATTTCGCATTAAAATTCGGTAATTGAAATCGGGTACCGCATTACCGCATTCGAATTACCAAATTGGTATATAAAATTAtttaatatatagataaatgctatttagtattagtatatactactaatattatattattatattatataggtaaatgctattaataataattagtatatggtattatcaatttatcatcatatcatgtacttataataataataatatataataatgtacaatatattattttagtatttgttaattgttatatgactataataataccaatatatagtaatacataacaatataagataactataatacttattattttatacatgagtaacatgactagaattagataataattaacacatatatgtataatactaaatattaaacaataaacataattagtaattaaatttagatattggtaatttgatacatcattcatgtttgaattattgaatatttgaatgcgtaatctctaacttgcaagtattagtgtactctacatatttaacataaaaattcatattatctattcactaatcttaattCTTAAGACTTTAAGTATAGATAAGACAACTAAGTAGTTAGCAGTGTAAGTGAATGcatatgaattgcaaatcaatgtactagtgtattgactttcacaataatatatgtaagtaaataagttttattttgatttgaaataaattataagtttgtaagtaatataacttatcactactcattgtaatttgtaagtttgtaactaatattacttattattaatcattgtaaattataaattcataaattatcactaatcattgtacagtctaaggtttattctagtttaaattaatcactttttatgtgttccTTAAATCATAGACTAATGATTTTAGgcataaattatcaaataagttAAAATTCATATAATCTATTAACTAATCTTAAGGCTTTAAGTATAGACAAGACAACTAAGCAGTGTAAGACTGTAAGTGAATGTAtgtgaattgcaaatcaatgtattagtgtattgactttcacaataacatgtgtaagtaaataagtttttattttgatttgaaataaattataagtttgtaactaatataacttatcactaatcattgtaatttgtaaatttgtaactaatattacttattattaatcagtgtaaattataaattcattgtAACTACTAACTAATATTGCTTAtaattaatcattgtaaattataaattcataaattatcacCAATCATTGTATAGTCTAAGgtttattctagtttaaattaatcactttttatgtgtttcttaaatcatagactaaggattctaggtataagtgatcaaataaatgccaattaaaccacaaaatgattaGAACGTAAGTAATGTGTtcaattatgaataaatttaGGGATCAAATCAGTAATAATTTATAAATCATAGATGAATTCGGTTTAACCGAATTCATTACCGTTttcgaatttgaaatcggttGCGGAATGAATTCGGTTATGCCCAATTCGAAATTGAAAACGGTTTAAATTTTTACAGGTAGAATaaccgaattcaccgaattcagtgcaccgaattaccgaatttgCACCGAATGCACACCCCTACCGCCACCcgctttaaaaaataaataaatataataaatatatataatatataatttaattagttacaaacttatgataatgatattattagttatatgtattatgtaatgtctattagtatatataatataattgatattattaattatattaataattatatatgtgtactaatacaaattattaattggttatactaaatttattaatacatttatactaaatccctaattacacttaatacaataatatttttttcttaaaaaagcacaagcacaataatgaattagtgattgtatttgtgccaaaagtaaaaacttgactactttagttatatttatttcatcatgttggattgtattcaaatattttttgtttgattgtttttataagtttcaattgtaaaattataatgaataataatttgatgatgtgttaatattttagtacttgattatttgctaaaatttaaccataataaaattatataacaaatttttgttAGCCCCGCGGGGCGGGGGGAGTGGGGGACGGGGGATTAGGCGGGGGCGGGGGATGGgagaggggtcccccgccccgttgccatccctaggtGTATTATGGCTTACACTTGGATATATCTGATCTTTAAAAATTCAATGGTCTAAATTATATCATATTATCTCATTAAATGGTGTGGTACAATTTGGATCatcgaatttttgaaaatcggatTTATCCAAGTTTTAGCTTTATATTGAGTATTTTGAAAAAAGGAAATATAGAACGTAATcttcctaaataaatgtgaaacgAGTTTCTCAATGATTGTACACGCGATAGTAGTATCAAGAAGAACAAGTTAAATATGACTTCAATCTTAGCTGTTAACTTTGAATTTTGAAAGTAAATTAAGTAGCATTTGGCTTCACTTATTTATATTGGATCAAATTGATAACTCAGTTTGAATTATGAAGCATGGTtattcgttttttttatttgccaACGCACTTAAACCAACTGCTCTAGTTTGAACACTTTATGGGATTCGAATAGTGAATGAAAATTTGGATGACCAATAATGACAAGATACATTTTTAGGGTTTGATGAACGGATGTCCTAGAAGCAAATGTTAAGATAGGCGTTAGAATTTACAAATATGAGTTAGTATTCATATGCTAAATTAGGTATAAATTAGGTATGTAAATGGTGCTCCGAGAAAACCATTTTGGCAAAAATGGAACAGTTTTCTAGCTTGTCTTCTTTCTTGTACCTTTACAAGGAGATGATATCCACCCTAATCTAAAAGCAATCAATTTGGCAGAACCTTAATAAATCATTCTTGAATCACtactattttttaatcatttttgtttttgcccGAGCAGGATTCAGGACTAAGGAAGTGAAAGACACTTTTTAAATCAATCTGGCAAAAGAGAATATTAAGAAGCATCTTCTTCATTCCTTTGAGATTATCAAATTCGGTCTAGTTTCTATTTtgtaaaaacaaagaaagtacATCATTGAGGACTTCAAATATTTTgtataaaaacaaagaaattacaTCATTTAGGACTTCAAACTTGTTTGGGGGCTACGAGATCCCGTCGGTAGAATGAGTGAAAAAGCACCAAAACAAACTTCCCTATTTGGGACGGACCAAATTTTTGGCAACTATGAAGGCTCCTATATATTAGCCATACACCAAAACAATGCCAAGAATGATagttttattataaaaaaaaaaggatttttctAATGAGTGCTTACTAGCATTCATTAACGTACCTAAATCACATCCTAACTTACAACGTATATGCAGACATCAACAATTATTACCCTTCCTTATATTTTATATACTTTtgctaattaattttatttttttcaaaaatttaaaactataATACATCTTAAGAAAGATGACGAGGGGAATTCGTTGAATATATACGATAATGGGCACCCGTTAAACAgatccaaaaaataataattagatcataaataaataataataaatgtcAACtgaactctctttttttttttttaatcatactCCCagtatcatttttattttttgacgtTTATTTGTTAAACTATGTGATAAAATAAGTGGAGAGAGTTGAAGCTCCCAAATTCAGATATCATCCTAGGTCCAAAATCGCCTTCCCCCCTCCCAGCTTAAATTTCCTCTTTTTCAtatgagaaaaaaattttaaaaaatgataaaagtgcAATCAACAAAAAGTAGAGTACTATTaacatttctcactaattaatataaaaaaaaaaaaggagttcaCACTTCACGGTACTTTACTTAAGCCGGCCAGCATGGCACGATGACGAGCCAGCAACTCACACTAATCCCTAGGCGTCCTCTTCCGTTTCCACTCGCCCGCATATCAACAGACAAGATGGCCTTGCGATATTCCCCAGCAGCCATGGAAAAGCACAAGCCTTACATAGTAATGCTGATTATTCAATTCATCTACACTGGCATGGCCCTATTCTCTAAAGCAGCAATAGCTGAAGGCATGAAACCTCCTGTATTTGTTGCTTATAGACAAGCATTAGCCACACTTGCCTTGGCTCCCTTCGCATTTTCCTTTGAAAGgtagccaaaagaaaaaaaatacaaaacaaaatcttttcttttctttttaaatttttattttcttctgtCGACCAAAGTTGATGGATTAACTCAATTTTCTTCCCTTGTATACTTTGTGCAGCAAAGGTTCTCATCGACTAACACTCAATGTACTCTGCAAGATCTTTTTTGTGTCATTGTGTGGGTATGAAATCGTTTTGTTATCTtgatgcaaatttttttttttttttttttatcctttagCTCATGTAAATAAAGATGAATCCCATGACTCCTAACGcagtttcttttccttcttcatggGACAAATTTCAGGGTAACGTTAAGTTTAAATCTTTACTTCGTTGGAATGGATTACACTTCAGCAACTTTTGCAACGGCCATGACAAATAATATACCAGTCATGGTTTTCGTCATGGCTGTCTTATTAAGGTATCATCACAAATTTAAGTACGTACCAAAATTAATATTGAAAGTTTTCACTGAAAAATATAACCATCTTAATTTTGGTAATGATAAGCAGGATTGAAAGCCTGAGTATAACCCAGTGGCATGGGATGGCGAAAGTGTCGGGCGCAGTTTTGGGTCTTTCAGGGGCTATGGTGGTGACTTTCTACAAAGGTCCTGCTTTGTATTCACAACATGGCAAAGAAATCTCAGACCATTCTTCAAGAACTTCTACTAGAGAAGAATGGATAAAAGGGTCTCTTCTCCTGCTCGGATCAAACTTAACATGGGCTATCTGGCTTGTCATGCAGGTTCTCAGTCTTTActttcttttgaaatatttttttttccaattatttttggactaataaattttctttaaacttctttattcttacaaaaaaaaaaaaaactttttaggCTCCAATTCTCAAGCAGTACCCAGCAAAACTTCGGCTGACGACGTTGCAGTGCTGTTTCAGCTGCGTGATTGCGACAGTTTATGGTGCAGCTGTGGAGAGGAACATATCCTCCTGGAAACTTGGATGGGATCTTAATCTTTTATCAGTGGCCTATTGCGTATgttgtttgtttatttcttcatttatttactcttttttaaatttcttcatattcatttttatcttgaaaaaAAGGTTGAACGGGTTACTGATTGTGTCTAAACATGTCAATGGGTAAGATTTGATTTGGATTCTTTTGATCCACATCCAATTTTATTGAATTTAGCAAGACTTAGACCCAAACTCGGATCCTTATGGTCTAAAAAAGTAGATCTAGCTCGGATCTAGACCTCTCATGGGTGTGGACATCTCATGGGCACCCATGCATATAGTGAAGAAttaaagtaaaaatatttttaaaatatgtagagttaaaaaataacataaatattAGTTTAGGTGGTGTTTTCTTAGATTAAGAGAGTATCCTTTAATTTAACAATCATGAAATCTTATTATATTCGATTTGCCACAGAATATTATatcattttacaaaattattatatacaaaatatatttatacatgGATTTATGTAAGGTCTGATTTGGATCtgaatttgaaatgaatcaTAGAAAATTAGACTCTATCCAAATTTACAACTCTCTCACGGTGTTTAGATTTGGGTAGGGTGTGGActtgataaattaaacccaaatCTATTAACATGCCTAATTGTATCCTTGCCTTGTGAAGTTAATATCAACTTTTGGGTGGGAAATTGTGTCATATTTACTCTTTCGGGAATCTAATTCCACTAGCTCCAAATCTAAGCTGAACTAAAACATAACTTTAATCACTTGAACATCCTAGTCTAACACTCTTTATGGTACAAACCAAAAATCATATCAGAATGATTAAAGCACTCTTTTTAAACAGCTTGGTTTCCACTAAGTACTTTATCTACGACAAACAATTAGAAGCCAGATTATGAAACATGATCATATccgttaattttttttttttagttcttAGTTCTTCAAGCTTTACTTAGAGTacaatttcatttaaaaattaaaaggaaaaatagccATTTTGATCCCTTATCTTTggatttttgttcaatttagtcccttaTCTATTAGTGAGACCTTTTTATTCCCATATTTTTACTACAAAAAGCCAATCTAGACCCTGtaacagaaaattaaaaatttctaaCGAAGTTAGTTCTATTAGAGTTGTAACCAATTTTATTCCTTATATATCACCGTATACGCATTGGTACatgtgtgtatatgtgtgtgtgtgtgtttttttttaaattttgtttttttattcaaatataGACTTGTAGTGCACAGAATCGGCTCCATTAGGGGTTTTTAATTTCTCATCAAAAGTTCTCTATtgattttattttgtgaaaatAAGGGTTTAAATTATGTAAAGAACAAAATTGGACACAACTTTTAAGATAATGGACAAAATTggctttttatttttgggttaaGACAAGGATCTAAAATGGTCATAGTGATAGATAAGGAACTAAATTAGTTTAGACCCCAAAGATGAGGGACCAAAATGTCCATTTtcccaaattaaaattaagaagTTAACAATAAGGATTAACTAGTAGTGATAGATAAGGAACTAAATTAGTTTAGACCCCAAAGATGAGGGACCAAAATGTCCATTTtcccaaattaaaattaagaagTTAACAATAAGGATTAACTagtgttaaaaaataaaaacacatCCAATATATGTGCAATTAGGGAACTAtttaaaattaatcaattttgtttgttacatataaaaaatttgta contains the following coding sequences:
- the LOC113711985 gene encoding protein TRACHEARY ELEMENT DIFFERENTIATION-RELATED 7A-like; amino-acid sequence: MASVNNYNFPHFPPPPTPFVSPPTPAGPIRPPPPPPVIPPTPAGPIRPPPPPVIPPPAPKPTSPPPPHVTPPPPPHRTPPPKPHPITPPPPHILPPPPPSPPDHHSTVIIIVFVSFGCLLFLACSLLALWCFLKKRKKKAVEETKIVNMDEHLKVQEAIVQGPHGQKTVVLSVEDDVHVNEVDYKKSKSLSDEQNMHAKSGEIAPSSLEEGRSSSSPVHHHSKQNPS
- the LOC113711120 gene encoding protein trichome berefringence-like 7, producing MVGHFSVCWRLRPAFFDVLSFGKLKAKGMFKSWFFQSFNGIIVVGSLLFFVAAISSGYFFMFPTFQPEMNNPDNRTSPEFVIDMNSTSTELDVDIDSALPDLVRECNVFDGSWVADDSFPSYNASNCPFAERGFNCLANGRRDKGYLKWRWQPKNCNIPRFDVEETLEFLRDKRVVFVGDSLSRTQWESMVCMLMTGVNDKRSVYEINGSKISKQIRHLAVRFGSFNFTVEFYRSIFLVQPHQAPKRAPKRVKVALQLDRLDDISKEWVDSDILIFNSGHWWTPGKLFDMGWYFQIGGKMKLGMPISGAFKTALATWKSWVESRINTRKTRVFFRTFESTHWSASRQHCKVTEQPMSKVNGRDKHPFSDAIIDAAKNTSIPVTVLHVTPMGAFRSDAHVGTWSDNPSVPDCSHWCLPGVPDVWNELLFSFLLSDQGPQ
- the LOC113711559 gene encoding WAT1-related protein At1g43650-like; its protein translation is MALRYSPAAMEKHKPYIVMLIIQFIYTGMALFSKAAIAEGMKPPVFVAYRQALATLALAPFAFSFESKGSHRLTLNVLCKIFFVSLCGVTLSLNLYFVGMDYTSATFATAMTNNIPVMVFVMAVLLRIESLSITQWHGMAKVSGAVLGLSGAMVVTFYKGPALYSQHGKEISDHSSRTSTREEWIKGSLLLLGSNLTWAIWLVMQAPILKQYPAKLRLTTLQCCFSCVIATVYGAAVERNISSWKLGWDLNLLSVAYCGIVVTGLSYWLQVWVVDKKGPVFTAIFSPLALILTAISSAMIFKETLHCGSALGAVLVVAGLYSFLWGKNKETKIHANEEKSNQTKEEVALECITPTSTSIEVGGMQTDAFQDKRAFS